The sequence TTTCCAGCCCATATAGGACAGCAAACCACCAGTGCATCGTAATCATGAAGGTCAGTTGTGCATGGTTTGATTGCTGCACGTTGCTCTCTCAAAGCACCCCAACCCTTTAAAAGGTAAAATCTATCTTTTACAGGTTCTATTTTTGTTAAATCTGCGCTTAAACTTTCTTTAAGCTCCTTGGCAACCTTCAAGGTGTTGCCACTGTAGGAGTAACATGCGATTAAGACTTTCAATTTCAATTCATCTCCTTTTTAACGATCCAAATCATTCAATTAACGATCAATTTTCTATGTAGTTGCTGGTATTTATAATTCCGAGCAAGCAATTACTTCAACTATTAGAATGCAGTATGACTTCCACTGAAACTTATTTTTCCTCCTTTTCATCCATCCTTTGGAGTATATTCCTCAGAAGTTCCTTTATCTCCTCATCATCAGCTTTTCTTTCGCCCCGAAATTTTGTGGTCAGTTCTTTAAGCTGTTCAGCTTCTTTATCCCTTTCTTCCCTGAGCTGATGGAATATCACGCTTGCGACGGATGCTGTTGCGTAACTTGCAAATCCAACACCCGTGAGCATGG is a genomic window of Methanobacterium congolense containing:
- a CDS encoding flavodoxin family protein, which translates into the protein MKLKVLIACYSYSGNTLKVAKELKESLSADLTKIEPVKDRFYLLKGWGALREQRAAIKPCTTDLHDYDALVVCCPIWAGKSPAGLNQYLDELQNVKGKKLGAFVTMGGNGNQKATMQIREALSERGMEFLGQMKIASKDLKSGAYTEMVETFAKKFQDS